Proteins encoded within one genomic window of Brenneria nigrifluens DSM 30175 = ATCC 13028:
- the cysI gene encoding assimilatory sulfite reductase (NADPH) hemoprotein subunit, producing MSEKLSTSEKHPGPLVVEGKLADAERLKKESNFLRGTIADDLQDGLTGGFNGDNFLLIRFHGMYQQDDRDIRAERAVQKLEPRHAMMLRCRLPGGVITPAQWLGIDKFAADNTLYGSIRLTNRQTFQFHGILKPNVKPAHKLLNSVGLDSLATANDVNRNVMCTSNPVESELHQQAYAWAKKISEHLLPRTRAYAEIWLDQEKVETTDEEPILGATYLPRKFKTTVVIPPQNDVDLHANDLNFIAIADNGRLVGFNVLVGGGLSIAHGDKATYARTASELGYIPVEHTLEIAEAVVTTQRDWGNRTNRKNAKTKYTLERVGVETFKQEVERRAGVKFEAIRPYEFTGRGDRIGWVKGIDNKWHLTLFIENGRILDYPGRPLKTGLAEIAKIHKGDFRLTANQNLIVAGVPTRSKAKIEALARQHGLIDDAVTEQRKNSMACVSYPTCPLAMAEAERFLPEFVTKVENIMQQHGVGDEHIILRVTGCPNGCGRALLAEIGLVGKAIGRYNLHLGGNREGTRIPRMYRENINEAEILGEIDRLVGRWAKERNENEGFGDFTIRANIIKPVLDPARDFYD from the coding sequence ATGAGTGAAAAATTGTCTACAAGTGAAAAACATCCCGGCCCGTTAGTGGTGGAAGGGAAACTCGCTGATGCCGAACGTCTTAAGAAGGAAAGCAATTTTCTGCGCGGCACCATCGCCGATGATTTACAGGACGGCCTGACCGGCGGTTTCAACGGCGATAACTTTTTGCTGATCCGTTTTCACGGCATGTATCAGCAGGATGACCGCGACATCCGCGCCGAACGCGCCGTGCAGAAACTGGAGCCGCGCCATGCCATGATGCTGCGCTGCCGTTTGCCGGGCGGGGTCATTACGCCCGCACAGTGGCTGGGGATTGATAAATTCGCCGCCGACAACACGCTGTACGGCAGTATCCGGCTGACCAACCGCCAGACGTTCCAGTTTCACGGCATTCTAAAACCGAATGTGAAACCGGCGCACAAGCTGCTGAACAGCGTGGGGCTGGACTCGCTGGCGACGGCCAACGACGTTAACCGCAACGTGATGTGTACCTCGAACCCGGTGGAGTCCGAACTGCATCAGCAGGCGTATGCGTGGGCGAAGAAAATTTCTGAACATCTCCTGCCGCGCACTCGCGCCTATGCCGAGATCTGGCTGGATCAGGAGAAGGTTGAGACCACGGACGAGGAGCCGATTCTGGGGGCGACCTATCTGCCGCGCAAGTTCAAGACCACCGTGGTGATCCCGCCGCAAAACGATGTGGATCTGCACGCCAACGATCTCAACTTTATCGCCATTGCCGATAACGGCCGGCTGGTGGGGTTCAACGTGCTGGTGGGCGGCGGGCTGTCGATCGCCCACGGCGATAAGGCGACCTATGCGCGCACCGCCAGCGAACTGGGCTATATTCCGGTTGAACATACGCTGGAAATCGCCGAAGCGGTGGTCACCACCCAGCGCGACTGGGGGAATCGCACCAACCGCAAAAACGCCAAAACCAAGTACACGCTGGAGCGCGTGGGCGTGGAGACCTTCAAACAGGAAGTGGAAAGGCGCGCCGGCGTGAAGTTTGAAGCCATTCGTCCGTATGAATTTACCGGCCGCGGCGATCGCATCGGCTGGGTGAAAGGCATCGATAACAAATGGCATCTGACGCTGTTTATCGAAAACGGCCGTATTCTTGACTATCCCGGCCGCCCGTTAAAAACCGGGCTGGCGGAAATTGCTAAAATCCATAAAGGCGATTTCCGTCTGACGGCGAACCAGAATCTGATCGTCGCCGGGGTGCCGACGCGCAGCAAGGCGAAGATTGAAGCGCTGGCGCGCCAGCACGGTCTGATAGACGACGCGGTGACGGAACAGCGTAAAAACTCCATGGCCTGCGTCTCCTATCCCACCTGTCCGCTGGCGATGGCGGAAGCGGAACGTTTCCTGCCGGAGTTTGTGACCAAGGTTGAAAATATCATGCAGCAGCATGGCGTGGGGGACGAACATATCATCCTGCGCGTGACCGGGTGCCCCAACGGCTGCGGCCGGGCGTTGCTGGCGGAGATCGGCCTGGTAGGGAAAGCCATCGGACGCTATAACCTGCATCTGGGCGGCAACCGCGAGGGGACGAGGATCCCGCGCATGTACCGCGAGAACATCAACGAGGCGGAAATCCTCGGCGAAATAGATCGGCTTGTCGGGCGCTGGGCGAAAGAGCGCAATGAGAATGAAGGCTTTGGCGATTTCACCATCCGTGCCAATATCATTAAACCGGTGCTGGATCCGGCGCGTGACTTCTATGACTGA
- a CDS encoding phosphoadenylyl-sulfate reductase: MAELNLETLNALPKAEQAEALAAVNHRLETLSAQERVSWALENLPGEYVLSSSFGIQAAVSLHLVTRQRPDIPVILTDTGYLFPETYQFIDALSEQLQLNLQVYRAALSPAWQEARFGKLWEQGVEGIERYNQLNKVEPMNRALSELGAQTWFAGLRREQSASRGHLPVLALQRGVFKLLPIIDWDNRQVYQYLKQNGLSYHPLWDQGYLSVGDTHTTRKWEPGMSEEETRFFGLKRECGLHEE, translated from the coding sequence ATGGCTGAGCTTAATCTCGAAACGCTTAATGCGTTACCCAAAGCGGAGCAGGCGGAGGCGCTGGCGGCGGTTAACCATCGGCTGGAGACACTGTCCGCGCAGGAGCGGGTAAGCTGGGCGCTGGAAAATCTGCCGGGGGAGTACGTGCTCTCCTCCAGCTTTGGCATTCAGGCCGCGGTGTCCCTGCATCTGGTGACGCGGCAGCGGCCCGATATCCCGGTGATCCTGACCGATACCGGCTATCTTTTCCCGGAAACCTATCAGTTTATCGATGCCTTGTCCGAGCAGTTGCAGCTCAACCTTCAGGTATACCGCGCGGCGCTGTCGCCCGCCTGGCAGGAGGCGCGCTTCGGTAAACTGTGGGAGCAGGGGGTGGAGGGCATCGAGCGCTACAATCAACTGAACAAGGTGGAACCGATGAACCGGGCGTTAAGCGAGCTTGGGGCGCAAACCTGGTTTGCCGGCCTGCGGCGCGAACAGTCCGCCAGTCGCGGCCATCTGCCGGTTTTGGCGCTGCAGCGCGGGGTGTTCAAGCTGCTGCCGATTATCGACTGGGATAACCGCCAGGTGTATCAGTACCTGAAACAAAACGGGTTGAGCTATCATCCGTTGTGGGATCAGGGGTATTTATCCGTGGGCGACACCCATACCACCCGTAAATGGGAACCCGGCATGAGCGAAGAGGAAACCCGCTTTTTCGGCCTGAAGCGCGAATGCGGGCTGCACGAAGAGTGA
- the cysG gene encoding siroheme synthase CysG: MNYLPLFADLRQRPVLVVGGGDVAARKIDLLQRAGAEVKVVAQSLSANLAERHQAGRIQWLAQRFTPELLSGVFLVIAATDDAELNAAVSDAANQRHLLVNVVDDQPKCSFIFPSIVDRSPLMVAISSGGQAPVLARLLREKLEALLPASLGTMAQLAGGWRERIKQRLHTIGDRRRFWERLFSGRFSSLVAAGQLSQAEEELQKQLEQQRHAQRQPAEERGEVALVGAGPGDAGLLTLRGLQVIQQADVVLYDQLVSADILELVRRDAERICVGKRAGAHSVTQEEINRLLISLARQGKRVVRLKGGDPFIFGRGGEELQQVAQAGISFQVVPGVTAAAGATAYAGIPLTHRDYAQSVVFITGHCRPDGDALDWSTLARGRQTLAIYMGTVKAAEIARQLIAHGRAAETPVAVIGRGTRHDQQVLTGTLRQLEQLARQAPTPALLVIGEVVNLHHQIAWFGQLTARPESRPAVVNLA; encoded by the coding sequence GTGAACTATCTCCCTTTGTTCGCTGACCTTCGGCAACGTCCGGTGCTGGTGGTAGGCGGCGGCGACGTGGCCGCGCGTAAAATCGATCTGCTGCAACGCGCCGGCGCCGAGGTAAAGGTGGTGGCGCAGTCGTTGTCGGCGAACCTGGCCGAACGGCATCAGGCGGGGCGTATTCAATGGCTGGCGCAGCGTTTTACGCCGGAGTTGCTGTCCGGCGTGTTTCTGGTTATCGCCGCCACCGATGACGCAGAGCTTAACGCTGCCGTATCCGACGCCGCCAACCAGCGCCATCTATTGGTGAACGTGGTGGACGACCAGCCGAAGTGTTCTTTTATTTTCCCATCGATTGTCGATCGTTCGCCGCTGATGGTGGCGATCTCTTCCGGTGGGCAGGCGCCGGTGCTGGCGCGCCTGCTGCGTGAAAAGCTGGAGGCGCTGCTGCCGGCCAGTCTGGGAACCATGGCGCAGCTCGCCGGCGGCTGGCGCGAGCGGATCAAACAACGCCTGCATACCATCGGCGATCGCCGGCGTTTCTGGGAGCGTCTGTTCTCCGGGCGCTTCTCCAGCCTGGTGGCGGCGGGGCAGCTGTCGCAGGCGGAAGAGGAACTGCAAAAGCAGTTGGAACAACAGCGGCATGCGCAACGCCAGCCGGCGGAGGAGCGGGGGGAGGTGGCGCTGGTGGGCGCCGGTCCCGGCGATGCCGGGTTATTGACGCTGCGCGGCTTGCAGGTTATTCAGCAGGCGGATGTGGTGCTTTACGACCAACTGGTCAGCGCGGACATTCTGGAACTGGTGCGCCGCGATGCCGAACGCATTTGCGTGGGCAAGCGCGCCGGCGCCCACTCGGTGACCCAGGAGGAGATTAACCGGTTATTGATCTCACTGGCGCGACAGGGCAAGCGGGTGGTGCGGCTGAAAGGCGGCGACCCGTTTATTTTCGGGCGCGGCGGCGAAGAGCTGCAACAGGTGGCGCAGGCGGGCATCTCCTTCCAGGTGGTGCCGGGGGTGACCGCGGCGGCCGGCGCCACCGCCTATGCCGGCATCCCGCTGACGCACCGGGATTACGCCCAGAGCGTGGTGTTTATCACCGGGCATTGCCGGCCGGACGGCGACGCGCTGGACTGGTCGACGCTGGCGCGCGGGCGTCAGACGCTGGCGATTTATATGGGCACGGTGAAGGCGGCCGAAATCGCCCGGCAATTGATCGCCCACGGCCGCGCCGCCGAGACGCCGGTGGCGGTGATCGGTCGGGGAACGCGGCACGATCAGCAAGTGCTGACGGGCACGTTGCGGCAGTTGGAACAATTGGCCCGGCAGGCGCCGACCCCGGCCCTGTTGGTGATTGGCGAAGTGGTGAATCTGCACCATCAGATCGCCTGGTTTGGTCAACTGACGGCGCGGCCGGAGAGTCGGCCGGCGGTAGTGAATTTGGCTTAA
- the cysD gene encoding sulfate adenylyltransferase subunit CysD: protein MDEKRLTHLRQLEAESIHIIREVAAEFANPVMMYSIGKDSSVMLHLARKAFFPGSLPFPLLHVDTGWKFREMYEFRDRTAKAYGCELLVHRNPQGEALGINPFIHGSAKHTDIMKTEGLKQALDKYGFDAAFGGARRDEEKSRAKERIYSFRDRFHRWDPKSQRPELWHNYNGQINKGESIRVFPLSNWTELDIWQYIYLENIDIVPLYLAAERPVLERDGMLLMVDDDRIDLQPGEVIEQRMVRFRTLGCWPLTGAVESNAQTLPEIIEEMLISTTSERQGRMIDRDQSGSMELKKRQGYF, encoded by the coding sequence ATGGACGAGAAACGACTTACTCATTTACGGCAGTTAGAGGCCGAGAGCATTCATATCATCCGCGAGGTGGCGGCGGAGTTCGCCAACCCGGTGATGATGTATTCGATCGGTAAAGACTCTTCGGTCATGCTGCATCTGGCGCGTAAGGCATTCTTTCCCGGATCGCTGCCGTTCCCGCTGCTGCATGTGGATACCGGTTGGAAATTCCGCGAAATGTATGAATTTCGCGACCGCACGGCGAAAGCGTACGGCTGCGAGCTGCTGGTGCACCGCAACCCGCAGGGCGAGGCGCTCGGCATCAACCCGTTTATCCACGGCAGCGCCAAGCATACCGATATCATGAAAACCGAGGGATTAAAGCAGGCGCTGGATAAATACGGCTTTGACGCCGCTTTCGGCGGCGCGCGGCGCGATGAGGAAAAATCCCGCGCCAAAGAGCGTATTTATTCGTTCCGCGACCGTTTTCACCGCTGGGATCCCAAAAGTCAGCGCCCGGAGCTGTGGCATAACTACAACGGCCAGATCAACAAGGGCGAAAGCATTCGCGTATTCCCGCTGTCCAACTGGACCGAGCTGGATATCTGGCAGTACATCTATCTGGAAAATATCGATATTGTTCCGCTCTATCTGGCCGCCGAGCGGCCGGTTCTGGAACGTGACGGCATGCTGCTGATGGTGGATGACGACCGTATCGACCTGCAACCGGGCGAAGTGATCGAACAGCGCATGGTGCGTTTCCGCACCCTGGGCTGCTGGCCGCTGACCGGCGCGGTGGAATCCAACGCGCAAACGCTGCCGGAAATTATCGAAGAGATGCTGATTTCCACCACCAGCGAGCGCCAGGGACGGATGATTGACCGCGATCAGTCCGGTTCAATGGAGTTGAAAAAGCGTCAAGGGTATTTCTGA
- the cysN gene encoding sulfate adenylyltransferase subunit CysN, with protein MNQVVAKDTVVINSVIAKQIAEQGGVEAYLHAQQDKTLLRFLTCGSVDDGKSTLIGRLLHDTRQIYEDQLTTLHSDSKRLGTQGEKLDLALLVDGLQAEREQGITIDVAYRYFSTEKRKFIIADTPGHEQYTRNMATGASTCELAILLIDARKGVLDQTRRHSFIATLLGIRDLVVAVNKMDLVNYQQAVFEQFKQDYLDFAQQLPTDLNITFVPISALDGDNVATPSAAMSWYSGPTLLDVLETVNVAQRSLKLPMRFPVQYVNRPNLDFRGYAGTLASGTIQVGQRVKVLPSGVESTVSRIVTFDGDLQQAQAGEAITLVLADEIDVSRGDLLVDGGETLKAVQNALVDIVWMAEQPLVPGQSYDIKVGGKKARARVENIQYQVEINTLTQRVAENLPLNGIGLVELTFDEPLVLDNYQQNHVTGGMILIDRLSNVTVGAGLVREVIEQTYQEPGAYSAFELELNALVRRHFPHWGARDLLGGK; from the coding sequence ATGAACCAGGTTGTGGCAAAAGATACGGTTGTAATAAATAGTGTAATTGCGAAACAAATTGCTGAGCAGGGAGGCGTCGAAGCCTATCTGCACGCTCAGCAGGACAAAACCCTGCTGCGTTTTCTGACCTGCGGCAGCGTCGACGACGGTAAAAGTACCCTGATCGGCCGTTTACTGCACGATACCCGGCAGATTTACGAAGATCAGCTCACCACGCTGCACAGCGATAGTAAGCGCCTGGGCACGCAGGGGGAAAAGCTGGATCTGGCGTTGCTGGTGGACGGCCTGCAGGCGGAGCGCGAGCAGGGCATTACCATTGATGTCGCCTACCGCTATTTCTCGACGGAAAAACGCAAATTTATTATTGCCGATACGCCGGGGCATGAGCAGTACACCCGCAATATGGCGACGGGCGCCTCCACCTGCGAACTGGCGATCCTGCTAATCGATGCGCGCAAGGGCGTGCTCGATCAGACCCGGCGGCACAGCTTTATCGCCACCCTGCTGGGGATCCGCGATCTGGTGGTCGCGGTAAACAAAATGGATCTGGTGAATTACCAGCAGGCGGTATTTGAACAGTTCAAACAGGACTATCTGGATTTCGCCCAGCAGTTGCCCACCGATCTGAACATCACCTTTGTGCCGATCTCCGCGCTGGACGGGGATAACGTCGCCACGCCGAGCGCCGCGATGAGCTGGTACAGCGGCCCGACGCTGCTGGACGTGCTGGAAACGGTCAACGTGGCGCAGCGCAGCCTCAAACTGCCGATGCGTTTCCCGGTGCAGTACGTGAACCGCCCGAATCTCGACTTCCGCGGCTACGCCGGCACCCTGGCGTCCGGCACGATACAGGTGGGGCAACGGGTTAAAGTGCTGCCTTCCGGGGTGGAATCGACCGTCAGCCGCATCGTCACCTTTGACGGCGACCTGCAGCAGGCGCAGGCCGGCGAAGCCATCACCCTGGTGCTGGCGGATGAAATCGACGTCAGCCGCGGCGATCTACTGGTTGATGGCGGCGAAACCCTGAAGGCGGTGCAGAATGCGCTGGTGGATATCGTCTGGATGGCGGAACAGCCGCTGGTGCCGGGGCAGAGTTACGACATCAAGGTCGGCGGCAAGAAAGCCCGCGCCCGGGTCGAGAATATCCAGTATCAGGTTGAAATCAATACCCTGACGCAGCGGGTGGCGGAAAATCTGCCGCTGAACGGCATCGGGCTGGTTGAACTGACGTTTGACGAACCTCTGGTGCTGGACAACTATCAGCAGAATCACGTTACCGGCGGCATGATCCTGATCGATCGCCTGAGCAACGTCACCGTTGGCGCCGGGCTGGTGCGCGAGGTCATTGAACAGACCTACCAGGAACCTGGGGCTTACAGCGCCTTTGAGCTGGAGCTGAATGCGCTGGTGCGCCGCCACTTCCCGCATTGGGGCGCCCGTGACCTGCTGGGAGGGAAATAA
- the cysC gene encoding adenylyl-sulfate kinase, protein MSRRPPSSPSPADENVVWHPHVVSRQERERLHGHRGVVIWFTGLSGSGKSTLAGALEQALHQHGVSTYLLDGDNVRHGLCRDLGFSDDDRRENIRRVGEVAKLMVDAGLVVLTAFISPHRAERKMVQDLLAEGQFIEVFVDTPLATCEARDPKGLYKKARAGELRNFTGIDAVYEAPDAPDIHLDGEQLVTNLTGQLLDLLSRRAIINL, encoded by the coding sequence ATGTCCCGACGCCCGCCGTCTTCACCGTCGCCCGCCGATGAGAACGTCGTCTGGCATCCGCACGTTGTGTCGCGTCAGGAGCGCGAGCGCCTGCACGGCCACCGGGGCGTGGTGATCTGGTTTACCGGGCTTTCCGGCTCGGGTAAATCGACGCTGGCCGGCGCGCTGGAGCAGGCGCTGCATCAACATGGCGTCAGCACCTATTTGCTGGACGGCGATAACGTCCGTCACGGCCTGTGCCGCGATTTGGGCTTTAGCGATGACGATCGGCGGGAGAATATCCGCCGCGTCGGCGAAGTCGCCAAACTGATGGTGGACGCCGGCCTGGTGGTGCTGACGGCCTTTATCTCGCCCCATCGCGCGGAGCGTAAAATGGTGCAGGACCTGCTGGCCGAGGGGCAGTTTATCGAAGTTTTCGTCGATACGCCCCTGGCGACCTGCGAGGCTCGCGATCCGAAAGGGCTATACAAGAAGGCGCGGGCGGGAGAACTGCGTAATTTCACCGGAATCGACGCGGTTTATGAAGCGCCGGACGCGCCGGATATTCATCTGGACGGCGAACAATTGGTAACAAATTTGACCGGCCAACTATTAGATCTGCTCAGTCGGCGGGCTATTATCAACCTCTGA
- a CDS encoding DUF3561 family protein, translating into MQNATQLTIGKTRAVRDDDIPHPFIGTVAGFSFYWLAFAIPFIVYGPNATFFFMLYTWPFFLALMPLSVLMGMGCGFMLGDNLWSTLATTGLSVISLYWLIFSFLTGW; encoded by the coding sequence ATGCAAAATGCCACTCAACTGACGATCGGCAAGACCAGAGCGGTGCGGGACGACGACATCCCGCATCCCTTTATCGGAACCGTTGCCGGTTTTTCTTTTTATTGGCTGGCGTTCGCTATTCCCTTTATTGTTTACGGCCCCAACGCCACGTTTTTCTTTATGCTCTATACTTGGCCGTTTTTTCTGGCGCTGATGCCGCTGTCGGTCCTGATGGGGATGGGATGCGGTTTTATGCTGGGCGATAATCTCTGGTCTACCCTGGCGACGACAGGGCTGTCGGTCATTTCCCTGTACTGGCTGATTTTCTCTTTTCTTACCGGCTGGTGA
- the ftsB gene encoding cell division protein FtsB: MGKLTLLLLILLGWLQYSLWLGKNGVHDHVRVNADVVVQQGNNAKLKARNEQLFAEIDDLNGGQEAIEERARNELGMIKPGESFYRLVPESGRRTATTPSSLPDNTPR; this comes from the coding sequence ATGGGAAAACTTACGCTGTTATTATTAATATTACTTGGCTGGCTGCAGTATTCGCTGTGGCTGGGGAAGAATGGTGTCCATGACCACGTGCGGGTTAACGCGGACGTTGTTGTCCAGCAGGGGAACAATGCCAAGCTGAAAGCCCGTAACGAACAACTTTTTGCCGAAATCGATGACCTGAACGGCGGTCAGGAAGCGATTGAAGAGCGCGCGCGCAATGAACTGGGCATGATTAAGCCCGGTGAAAGCTTCTATCGCCTGGTGCCGGAATCCGGGCGCCGCACTGCCACGACCCCGTCATCTTTACCTGACAATACGCCACGCTAA
- the ispD gene encoding 2-C-methyl-D-erythritol 4-phosphate cytidylyltransferase has protein sequence MLKQIASQPEVVAVLPAAGNGSRMQSDCPKQYLTIGNKTILEHAIEALLSHPRVVRAIVAISPEDTLFYSLPIAADPRVSVVNGGKQRADSVLAGLRTIADADWVLVHDAARPCLHLDDLERLLSITAHSDVGGILAAPVRDTMKRRAGTVIEHTVDRSELWHALTPQLFPLALLKRCLQQALHEGATVTDEASALEYCGYHPQIVSGRADNIKVTRPEDLALAAFYLTNLHHNNSIE, from the coding sequence ATGCTAAAACAGATTGCTTCTCAGCCAGAGGTTGTTGCTGTCTTACCCGCTGCCGGTAACGGCAGCAGGATGCAAAGCGATTGCCCCAAACAGTATTTGACCATCGGTAATAAAACCATTCTTGAGCATGCCATCGAGGCATTATTGTCTCATCCGCGCGTTGTCCGGGCGATCGTCGCCATCAGCCCTGAGGATACCCTTTTTTATTCCTTGCCCATAGCCGCCGATCCGCGCGTCAGCGTGGTGAACGGCGGCAAGCAGCGCGCCGATTCGGTACTGGCGGGGCTGCGGACGATCGCCGATGCCGACTGGGTGCTGGTGCATGACGCCGCCCGGCCCTGTCTGCATCTGGACGATCTTGAGCGGTTGCTGAGTATTACGGCGCACAGCGACGTCGGTGGAATTCTGGCGGCGCCGGTTCGTGATACCATGAAGCGCCGTGCGGGAACGGTGATAGAACACACCGTAGACCGCAGCGAACTGTGGCATGCCCTGACGCCGCAGCTGTTTCCATTAGCGTTACTGAAACGCTGTTTGCAACAGGCTCTGCACGAGGGTGCAACGGTAACCGACGAAGCCTCTGCCCTGGAATATTGCGGTTATCATCCGCAAATCGTCAGCGGGCGAGCGGATAACATCAAAGTAACCCGCCCGGAAGATTTGGCATTGGCCGCGTTTTATTTAACCAACTTGCACCATAATAATTCTATTGAATAA
- the ispF gene encoding 2-C-methyl-D-erythritol 2,4-cyclodiphosphate synthase: MRIGHGFDVHKFGGEGPLVIGGVRIPYAQGLLAHSDGDVVLHAVTDALLGAAALGDIGKLFPDTDAAFKDADSRGLLREAWGRIGEKGYRLGNLDVTIIAQAPKMAPHIAQMRVNLAEDLQSHMDNVNVKATTTERLGFTGRGEGIACEAVALLVKSEAGEIVAW, translated from the coding sequence ATGCGTATCGGCCACGGTTTTGATGTTCATAAATTTGGTGGAGAAGGTCCGCTGGTGATCGGTGGCGTACGTATTCCTTATGCTCAGGGGCTGCTGGCGCACTCCGACGGCGATGTCGTGCTGCATGCGGTGACGGACGCCCTGCTGGGAGCTGCCGCGCTGGGCGATATCGGCAAGCTGTTTCCCGATACCGACGCGGCGTTTAAAGACGCCGACAGCCGCGGCCTGCTGCGTGAAGCCTGGGGGCGGATCGGCGAAAAAGGTTACCGGCTGGGTAATCTGGACGTCACCATTATTGCTCAGGCGCCTAAAATGGCCCCGCATATTGCGCAAATGCGGGTCAATCTGGCGGAAGATTTGCAAAGCCATATGGATAATGTGAACGTCAAAGCCACCACCACCGAACGGCTTGGATTTACCGGCCGTGGTGAAGGCATCGCCTGCGAAGCGGTGGCGTTATTGGTGAAAAGCGAAGCGGGTGAAATCGTCGCATGGTAG
- the truD gene encoding tRNA pseudouridine(13) synthase TruD, which yields MTNGEQLTWLHGKPQASGALKSTAEDFTVIEDLGFQPDGEGEHILTRVRKRGCNTQFVAEALAKFARIPARAVSYAGLKDRHAVTEQWFCLHIPGKETPDFSRFTLEGCEVLEFARHRRKLRIGALQGNDFTLILRQISDRAAVDARLLRIAQDGVPNYFGSQRFGKNGNNLEQARLWANNDIRVKERAKRGFYLSASRSALFNQVASIRLAQQRAKTLLCGDALQLTGRGSWFVARPDELAALQARLDAGELQVTAPLPGDGALGTQDDALLFEQQSLVGQETLLSLLQRERVDPARRAVLLYPRQMRWAWQDEVTVELKFWLPAGSFATSVVREIMNLQQEMNSID from the coding sequence ATGACAAACGGCGAACAGCTTACCTGGCTGCATGGCAAACCGCAGGCGTCGGGCGCGCTGAAGTCCACGGCGGAAGATTTCACGGTTATTGAGGATTTGGGTTTTCAGCCGGACGGCGAAGGCGAACATATCCTGACGCGTGTGCGCAAGCGCGGCTGCAATACGCAATTCGTCGCCGAAGCGCTGGCGAAATTTGCCCGCATCCCCGCGCGCGCGGTGAGCTACGCCGGTCTGAAAGACCGCCATGCCGTGACGGAGCAATGGTTTTGCCTGCATATTCCCGGTAAAGAAACCCCTGATTTTAGCCGTTTTACGCTGGAAGGCTGTGAGGTGCTTGAATTTGCGCGTCATCGCCGTAAATTACGGATTGGCGCGCTGCAGGGCAATGATTTTACGCTGATATTACGCCAGATAAGCGATCGGGCGGCGGTGGATGCCCGATTACTGCGGATTGCCCAGGACGGGGTGCCTAACTATTTCGGCAGCCAGCGCTTTGGCAAGAACGGGAATAACCTTGAACAGGCCCGTCTCTGGGCAAACAATGATATTCGGGTTAAAGAGCGCGCTAAACGCGGCTTTTATCTTTCCGCCAGCCGCAGCGCCCTGTTTAATCAGGTCGCCAGTATCCGGCTGGCGCAGCAGCGGGCGAAAACCCTGTTGTGCGGCGACGCTTTACAATTGACCGGCCGCGGCAGCTGGTTCGTCGCCAGGCCGGATGAGCTGGCGGCGTTGCAGGCGCGCCTTGATGCGGGAGAGCTGCAGGTGACCGCGCCGCTGCCGGGCGATGGCGCATTAGGCACGCAGGATGACGCGCTGCTGTTCGAGCAGCAAAGCCTTGTCGGGCAGGAGACGCTGCTGTCTTTATTGCAGCGTGAGCGGGTCGATCCGGCCCGTCGGGCGGTATTGCTGTATCCGCGGCAGATGCGTTGGGCCTGGCAGGATGAGGTAACGGTCGAGCTGAAATTCTGGTTACCGGCGGGAAGTTTCGCCACCAGCGTGGTTCGTGAAATAATGAACCTGCAGCAAGAGATGAATAGCATCGACTGA
- a CDS encoding protein-L-isoaspartate(D-aspartate) O-methyltransferase codes for MVNKRMQTLLAQLRQQGIQDERLLRAMEAVPRERFVDEAFEHKAYENTALPIGSGQTISQPYMVAKMTELLGLTPVSRVLEIGTGSGYQTAILAHLVKHVCSVERIKGLQWQAKRRLKQLDLHNVSTRHGDGWQGWASRGPFDAIIVTAAPPEIPRALLDQLDEGGVMVLPVGERSQTLQVVQRHAGEFIIQTVEAVRFVPLVKGELA; via the coding sequence ATGGTGAACAAACGCATGCAAACGTTGCTGGCGCAGCTGCGCCAGCAGGGAATACAGGATGAGCGCCTGCTACGGGCGATGGAAGCCGTGCCCAGGGAACGCTTTGTCGACGAAGCTTTTGAGCATAAAGCTTATGAAAATACGGCGCTGCCTATAGGCTCCGGTCAGACGATTTCGCAACCCTATATGGTGGCGAAAATGACGGAGTTATTGGGTTTGACGCCGGTTTCCCGCGTATTGGAAATTGGCACCGGGTCGGGTTATCAAACGGCGATCCTGGCGCATCTGGTCAAGCACGTCTGTTCCGTCGAGCGCATTAAAGGACTCCAGTGGCAGGCCAAACGTCGTCTTAAACAGCTCGATTTGCATAATGTTTCCACCCGTCATGGCGACGGCTGGCAGGGATGGGCGTCGCGCGGGCCTTTTGACGCCATTATCGTCACCGCCGCGCCGCCGGAAATTCCCCGGGCGTTGCTGGATCAGTTGGATGAAGGCGGCGTGATGGTTTTACCTGTTGGCGAGCGGTCGCAAACGTTGCAGGTGGTTCAACGCCATGCGGGTGAGTTTATTATCCAAACGGTTGAAGCAGTTCGGTTTGTTCCGCTAGTCAAAGGCGAATTAGCCTGA